One window of Nicotiana tomentosiformis chromosome 11, ASM39032v3, whole genome shotgun sequence genomic DNA carries:
- the LOC104102715 gene encoding uncharacterized protein, whose product MTDRDRTRYHDREIDRERERERDKDRDRDRKRDRDDRDRRDRERSYTPDHIRTSRHTRSRTRSPSTDRHRHRHRSTSRSRSPTDRRNRHRHHRPSAESPPRKRRKDDGDRDKDRDRDTRREVEDFVDGIAKEQKKQKKKEEEESRDEEMMDDEEIEMMKKLGIPVGFDSTKGKAVAGNDVGAVRKVTKRQPRQYMNRRGGFNRPLPAECNR is encoded by the coding sequence ATGACCGACCGTGACAGAACTCGATACCATGACCGTGAAATTGACCGGGAGAGAGAGCGAGAGAGGGACAAGGATAGAGACAGAGATCGGAAACGTGACCGGGATGACCGTGACCGGAGAGACCGTGAACGTTCTTACACCCCTGACCATATCAGAACCAGTCGACACACTCGCTCCCGAACTCGTTCCCCTTCCACTGACCGTCACCGCCACCGCCACCGTTCTACTTCCCGCTCCCGCTCTCCCACTGACCGCCGCAACCGCCACCGTCACCACCGTCCCTCAGCGGAAAGTCCTCCTAGAAAGAGACGAAAAGATGATGGCGATCGAGATAAGGATAGGGATAGAGATACGCGGAGAGAGGTTGAGGATTTTGTTGACGGGATAGCGAAAGAACAGAAGaagcagaagaagaaggaggaggaggagagtcGTGATGAAGAGATGATGGATGATGAAGAGATTGAGATGATGAAGAAATTGGGGATACCGGTAGGGTTTGATTCGACAAAGGGGAAGGCAGTGGCAGGGAATGATGTGGGTGCTGTAAGGAAAGTCACTAAACGGCAGCCTCGACAGTACATGAATAGGCGTGGTGGCTTCAATAGGCCCTTGCCTGCTGAGTGCAACCGCTAA
- the LOC138901272 gene encoding uncharacterized protein has product MVINAIATDEGVDNLGMALVKNREDDVYTLVLTILEHFNGRFTNQNETVRTLLNGLRCRTLSEFRWYKDTFMSRVMELPKNKYEHWKAKFIDGLPSLFAERVRKTLRGSYGKIPYKDYTYGKLVGVCTQEGLNLCNELKLSRQLKIDKLKEKSQLGDFCTQFGLPETYAHSKKKENRYHNPDSPYKKKRSRYRSKEERDASKAHRKSTRFTKNRSKRDLADIKCYKCGKYGHIAPNCKLQKLKTLELDDELRDKVYGLLYTSGSETDYNSESESEAEVDLLDLSDSDKNIDNTCTT; this is encoded by the coding sequence ATGGTTATTAATGCAATAGCCACTGATGAAGGAGtcgataacttaggcatggctctaGTGAAAAATAGAGAAGATGATGTTTACACCCTTGTTCTTACCATATTAGAAcatttcaatggtagatttactaATCAGAACGAGACTGTCCGTACTCTGCTAAATGGCCTTAGATGTAGGACCTTAAGCgagtttagatggtataaagatacTTTTATGAGTAGAGTAATGGAATTACCCAAAAATAAGtatgaacattggaaagctaagtttatagatggccttccctccttatttgctgaaagagtaagaaaaactcTAAGGGGTAGTTACGGGAAAATTCCGTACAAAGATTATACCTATGGAAAATTGGTAGGAGTATGCACACAAGAAGGATTAAACTTGTGTAATGAATTAAAATTGTCCAGACAGCTTAAGATAGATAAGCTTAAGGAGAAATCACAATTAGgagacttttgcacccagttcggtttacccgagacgTATGCTCATagcaagaaaaaggaaaataggtATCATAACCCAGACAGTCCTTATAAGAAAAAGAGAtcgagatatagatccaaagaagagcgTGATGCTAGTAAAGctcatcgcaagtctactagatttacgaaaaataggtctaagcgagatcttgctgaTATTAAGTGTTATAAATGTGGAAAATatggccatatagctccaaattgtaagcttcaaaagctgaaaaccctagaactagacgatgagttacgtgataaggtttatggtttgttatacacttctggatcagaaaCTGATTATAATTCTGAGTCAGAATCTGAAGCTGAAGtcgatttacttgatttatctgatagtgataaaaatattgataatacttgtacaacttga
- the LOC138901271 gene encoding uncharacterized protein — protein MIFGGNEINKVTFSAAKKTKVSIPHRKRLWQDDITFTEEDADGLMLPHNDVLVISLNVLDFKIKRVLVDLGSSSNIIHWRVLEQAKLTGSIIPATKLLTGFNLASVTTRGEILLPMSAEEVMKITLLEVVDSDMGYNIILGRPWIHKMKAIPSMYHQLLKFPTPEGIKQIRGDQSATREMNVIPVSISKGKERTA, from the coding sequence atgatctttggggggaacgagattaacaaGGTCACATTTTCTGCGGCAAAGAAGACTAAAGTATCGATACCTCACCGCAAAAGACTCTGGcaggacgatatcactttcacagaGGAAGACGCAGACGGATTGATGTTACCACACAACGACGtactggtaatctctttaaatgtgttagattttaaaattaagcgtgttctagtggatTTAGGAAGTTCGTCTAATATCATACATTGGAGGGTATTggaacaagctaaactcaccggaagcattattccggcaacaaaactcctcactggattcaaccttgcgagcgtgacgACCCGGGGAGAGATCCTGCTGCCTATGAGCGCCGAAGAAGTAATGAAAATAACTCTCTTAGAAGTAGTGGAtagtgatatgggatacaacatcatcttgggaaggccatggATACACAAGATGAAAGCTATACCTTCGATGTATCACCAATTACTGAAGTTTCCAACACcggaaggaatcaagcagataagaggtgaccaatcggcaacaagggagatgaatgtaATCCCGGTTTCCattagcaaagggaaggagcgcaCGGCATAG